The genomic DNA TGTTCGAGACTGGAGATGAACAGCACAGCTTCACGAAGCGTCTTACTCGGGAGCGTTCCGAAATGGGTGCATGAGCCACCGAGTTGGCCCCCGCGTTCAACGACCGCGACGCGTTTATCCAGCTTTGCCGCTTGAATGGCGGCTTTTTCCCCTGCTGGGCCAGACCCGATAACGATCAAGTCATAGTCATATTCGGCTGTGGGCGATGTGATAGTTACTGTTTGTGTACTCATGCAACCCCCTCGTGCATTATAGAGATTGGCGGGAAGCGAAGAAAGTTAAGGCGAGGTTGTTTTCGACGAGTTCTTATGGCAGCGTCTATGGGCACAGAAGGAGATGCGAGTATGGATAAAGGGAAACGGGAACAGTTTGTCAATCAGATGATGGGTTATGTAACGGGCGCTGCGCTCTCAGGCATGATCTACATTGGTGATCGGGTCGGGTTGTTCAAGGCACTCGCTGGTGCCGGAGCTATCACGAGTAGCGAACTGGCAACGAAAACTGGATTACAAGAACGCTACGTGCGGGAATGGTTCTCGGCAATGGCTGCCGCAGGGATCGTCGAATATGATGCCGCAACTGAACGGTTCTCATTTCCAGAAGAACATGCGGCTGTGTTGGCTGACGACGACAGCCCGAGTTTCCTCGCGGGGTTCTTCCAAAATACGCCAGCTATGATCAACGTCGCTCCACGTGTGGCTGAGGCGTTTGTCAAAGGTGGCGGGGTGCCGTTTTCAGAATATGGTCCGGATCTGGTCGCTGGGATCGATCGCAGCAATCGGACGCAATACCAGTTTCATCTGGTGAAGCGATGGTTGGCCGCGATGCCACAAGTTGTGAGCTGCCTGCAGAGTGGTGGGCGTGCGGCTGATGTTGGTTGTGGTAGTGGCTATCCGAGTATCCTTATGGCACAGGCCTTTCCGCAGTCGCAGTTCTATGGATTCGATGTGAGCGAGGAGTCCTTGGCGCGTGCTCGTGCTGATGCGCAGCAGAAAGGCGTGGCTGACCGTGTCGAGTTTCAACGTGCCTCAGCGACGGCGTTACCCAACAATCCGAAATTTGACGTGATTACGTCTTTTGATGCGATCCACGATATGGTTGACCCACGTGGTGTGTTGCGCTCGATCCGCAGTGCACTAACGGACGATGGGACCTATTTTATGGTCGAACCCAAGGCAGGAGATACGCTGGCCGAGAATATGGGACCAATGGGTGCGATGATGTACTCGATGAGCACGTTGCATTGCATGACGGTTTCCTTAGCGCATGGTGGGGAAGGAATTGGCACTGCGATTGGGCCGACAAAGATTAAGGAGCTTGCTGCGCAAGCTGGGTTCACACGAGTGCGACGCTTGCCGATCGAGCATCTGGCGCAAGCGTTTTATGAGATCAGACCGTAGCTGGGAGCGCGGGCGTCCCGCCCGCACCTTAAGCGGCCGAGACGGTCGCGCTCCCAGGTTATTGGGCATCCAACGATATCCGATTGCCATGCGCCAACAGATCAGCGACGGTCTGTAAAAATGCTCCAGCTGGTGCACCGTCAATGATGCGATGGTCGAAGGTTAAGCTTAGCACCATCATCGAGCGTTTGGCAATTTCGCCGCGATAGATCACCGGTTTCTCAACAATCCGCCCAACACCAAGAATGCCAATCTGCGGTGCGTTGATAATTGGGGTAAACCCATCAACGCCAAACATGCCGAGGTT from Deltaproteobacteria bacterium includes the following:
- a CDS encoding class I SAM-dependent methyltransferase; this translates as MAASMGTEGDASMDKGKREQFVNQMMGYVTGAALSGMIYIGDRVGLFKALAGAGAITSSELATKTGLQERYVREWFSAMAAAGIVEYDAATERFSFPEEHAAVLADDDSPSFLAGFFQNTPAMINVAPRVAEAFVKGGGVPFSEYGPDLVAGIDRSNRTQYQFHLVKRWLAAMPQVVSCLQSGGRAADVGCGSGYPSILMAQAFPQSQFYGFDVSEESLARARADAQQKGVADRVEFQRASATALPNNPKFDVITSFDAIHDMVDPRGVLRSIRSALTDDGTYFMVEPKAGDTLAENMGPMGAMMYSMSTLHCMTVSLAHGGEGIGTAIGPTKIKELAAQAGFTRVRRLPIEHLAQAFYEIRP